The window TTGCTTGAGCTCTTGTCAGGTTGAGCAGCAGCTCATACTTCAGAGTAAGTTTCTGGGTCTCTTCATCTTTCTTTGCCATCTCACTTGCCATATGTGCCTTCATATCATCAATCAGTTCTTTTCTTACCTCCTGCTGATATGTAATGGCAGACTGCAGATGTCTGAAATCCACCACCTTATCTTCCTGGAAGTTCATCAGCTCATGCACATCTTGGACTAGCTTGTCATAGTTGGCATCCAGCTTGTTCTTCTCTTCTGTCAGATGGTGGATAGTGAAAGAACTTTCAAGATTGTCATTCACCCTAGCAGTTTTGGCATCTTCAACCATTGCCCATAGCTTCAACAATGCATTCTGCATTGTTGGGGGCCACTGGTGATCAACCCATTCAACAAAGCCACAATTGCTACCTGCCtgcaaaaacaacaacaacaccaacacaGTTCATACAACAAGTAATTACACAAGATAACTGCAGTTGCCAAAAAGAATATCTATATTTAGCATCAGACCACTACATTTAACAAGAGGAGCAGCCACTTGAGTAGCTGACTGACTAGGTTAGTTATCATTTTTAAGCTACTCTAGTACCACTATTAACCAAAATTACTATGCCATTGTACTCCAGCAAAATATACTCATGCTTGACCTAAATAAGTTACTCTAATGCCACTATGAACCAAAATGTTGACAGCAAGGAGAGTACTCCAGCAAACAGAGTTCAATATTGCACTGACAAAGTAAGAAAAAAATCACTATGCCTACAATCCATACCGGCTGTGCACATGCTAAAAACCGCCTGCCTGTGTCTGTTCCTTCAAAGGCAACAAGCCTCTCAGATGCCATCCCGTGCTTCTCACATGGAGACATCACATCCAGCTCAAGCCCCTTGTAATCTGGATCTTCAAGGCTGAAAGGGACCTGCAGAAGCTCGCACAAAGACAATGGGCAAATCAAAACctaccaaaatcaaccaaatcaaGAAATCCCAAATCtgcaaccctaaccctaaactcACTGTACTGACCTCGTTGAGACCGTCTGTGGAGGAAGAATGCATGTACGGGAGGCTAGACTGGTCGTCGCTACTTTCGTCCTCCAAAACCATGGCGTCGGCGGGGCGGTGCGGCGGCCGGCAGTCGGGACgcaggcggcggcgacggaggaaacgagtgaggagaggaggaggggaggggaatGGTGCGGCGGGGGCGAGCTGGTGCGACCGGACCGGGTTggagagcagcagcgcaccgGCTCGTCCTAGTTAGCGCGCGGGCACGCGCCGATTGGCCAGCGTGGCACCTGACGGGTGGGCCCGAGCTGTCGGATCGAGCGTCAATACGTATAAATACGCGTTTTAGCCTTATTTGAAAAAACCTGGAGCAATCATGGTACTGACATACAAAAATTAGCAATCGTGGTACCAATCTGCATGTGATGCCCCAATTGTGGTACTTTTGTGCAATTAACTCGCAGTGGAAACACAAGAACGGCCACCGTTTGGATCGGGATTGGGGCGGTTGGTAGATGGGGACGAAAGCCGTCCCGTTGCCTCTCCCTTATCCGATCTGGGGGCGTTGCGGGCCTGTGGGCAGGCCATATGGTTGAACGGCCGAAGGCCCATCTCTATCCCCAAAAAAAGGGAGAAACAAATACAGAAATTTGGGTTGTGCCCAATGCTTTGGGTTCCGCAGATTCGGCCTAGGTTTTTCTTTTAAGTTTCTCGTTTTCTGTTTAGCTTTTAGCTATGCAGTTTTTGTCTATGTGTGTTTTTTTTTACAGTAACTTATTGTATATTACTGTACCACACGCACATTGTGTATCAACATATATGTTCCGGCAATTTATAAATTGCTATGTGTTGATCGATTCACATGCATTTTTACAACATGATTAATTTACATGGAAGTAAATTAATGGGCATGATTATTCATGCTTTATATATTGGGCATATCCAAGAAAAATGTTGATGAGATTGCCATTGATAGCATCGAATTTTTGACTTGGGCGATGAATGTCAAGATTAATTTGGCAGCCCGGGATCTCAGTTCCCACATAACCACACCCGCTCAGGGGCTCCAGCTATAGTCGCTATAGCAAAGTATGTCGCATTGCACTTCACTACACCATGATCTATAAAAATAGAGTATCTGATACTCTAGAGCTCTTTTGAGGAGCAATATGATCAATATAGGGTGATGATAATGCTTGAAGTGCACAGGAAATGGATGCACGTCCGATTCCATGACTTGGAGTCTATGGTAGCATACAACTCTTATGTGCATCAGATCAACTTGTAGTTGAGGTTCTGCAATATTGCAGTTCTGGATGTTAATCTCATCGAGATGCTCTCCACTTTCAATCCTTGTATGAGGATTTAGATTGAATAATTTCATCAGTTGTGAAGGAAAGTGGAGGTGTGATGAGAAGTAGAATAAGAGTAGAGCTCAAAGGGCCAAAAGTCATTTCAGGAACAATGACAGGGCTAGCAACTCTGGTGGTTGCTATACGTGTGGTTGTATAACTGATTGCAAGGACAAGTGATATTTCCAATCATTTGGTGGATCCGCATGCAATCAATTGCCAAGGGAAAGAGGCTCATGGAACAAGTGTGAATCTTACCTCACTTGACATAACAATGATTTACCAATGGTTGAAGTTCCTAGATGTTCCTCAGAACATGGATAACCAGGAGCATGCTCAGCAAAAGGAAGGTCCACTATTGAGTGTCGATGACATGTTAGTGGACTTCAATTTTAGTGACATATACAGAGACCGGATTCAGTCTCTTTTGTCATGCATTGTAATGATGTATATGTATTATTTCCGTATGAGTTCAATCATATGTTGAAATTGGTTTATTTCTAAAACCTATGGAAATAATCCAATTGAGAAGAATGTGTTAAGTAGAAACTGGGTCTACTAACACAATATTAATGGAGTTGAAGTATTTTCATACTCTTGAAAAGAGTAATGGAGCCATCATGGAAAGTGATGGTCGTGATACGGGAATTGTTGGTTCTGGTCAAGCCACAATTGCACTCCCTATGGGTACTACATGATAATCTTGGATGCATTGATGTATCTAGATTTTACTCGTACCTTGTTGAGTTTTAAGGATATCTGCAATAGTTTCTATGTTGAAACTCATAAAGCGAGTAAGGTTGGAAGCCTACTCATGACTCGGCAAAAGGGATTTGAATGAAATCCTAGAGTAATTGTATTTCTCTATCTTTTGGACTGTACTATACATACATTAAATCGGTTATGCATTAGGCGTACAAGATAATTTTCTAGAATCTTGATAAGTTCAAGATGTGGCATGGTTGGCCGGGTCATCCTAGTATAGGGATGATAAGAAAATTATTGATGGTTCTACTACACACAATCTAATGGTGTGAATTTTCCAAATTCATTGGATTATGTATGCACAATATGTGCAGACTGGAAAAT is drawn from Aegilops tauschii subsp. strangulata cultivar AL8/78 chromosome 1, Aet v6.0, whole genome shotgun sequence and contains these coding sequences:
- the LOC123493357 gene encoding uncharacterized protein, producing MSPCEKHGMASERLVAFEGTDTGRRFLACAQPAGSNCGFVEWVDHQWPPTMQNALLKLWAMVEDAKTARVNDNLESSFTIHHLTEEKNKLDANYDKLVQDVHELMNFQEDKVVDFRHLQSAITYQQEVRKELIDDMKAHMASEMAKKDEETQKLTLKYELLLNLTRAQATVIQNLKLNKMKEKQALTEASMNLELKNAELTKCQEKLTKEKLELKLQVADLLKGNEKHIEEKWQLEFQNEKLKEKFRGIQAILEK